TAAGTTGTTCTTTGGCCTCATTACTGTAGGTCACGAAGCCGCGTTCAAACCAGGCGGAACTGCCGGCGATATCGGTAATGACTTTCGCCACCCAGCCGCCGGTGCAGGATTCCGCTGTCGTCACGGTCGCGCCCTGCGCCTTCAGCGCAGCGCCAAGCTGCTGACTTAACTGCATTAATTCGTTATCTGTCATGACGGCTCCGATTGTAAACGTAACCCCAGGCATCCCACAGCGATTTTTCAGCGTTGCAGGCAGTTACATCGGGTTTTACGAGGCGAATTCAAGGTTTGAGGTCAGTTTATTTCCCCGCCCGCACAGGCGGGGAAACGTCTTACTGCACCCGGGCGAGCGCCACCGCCTGGCCGAGCTGCCAGACCGCCATCGCGTAGTGCGTACTATGGTTATAGCGCGTAATGGCGTAGAAGTTAGGCAGACCGTACCAGTACTGGTAGCCGCTGCCGATGTCGAGGCGCAGGAGGCTCGCTTCGGTGTGATCGCCAAGCGGCTGCTGCGGCGTTAAGCCTGCCGCCGCCAGCTGGCCGACGCTGTATTTGGTTTTAAAACCGTTCTCAAGCTGCGGCGCCTGGCCGTTGGCGGGCACCGCCACTAGATCGCCCTTCACCCAGCCGTGTTGCTGGAAGTAGTGCGCGACGCTGCCGATAGCGTCTTCCGGATCCCACAAGTTGATGTGCCCGTCGCCGTTAAAGTCGACCGCGTACTCTTTATAGGAGGACGGCATAAACTGGCCGTAACCCATCGCGCCTGCGAATGATCCCTTCAGCGCCAGCGGATCGTCGCCTTCATCGCGCGACATCAGCAGGAACGTTTCGAGCTCGGCGGCAAAATAGTCGGCGCGGCGCGGGTAGTTAAAGGCGAGCGTCGACAGCGCGTCGATAATACGGGTTTTGCCCATCACGCGGCCCCAGCGGGTCTCCACGCCGATAATCCCGACCACGATTTCCGGCGGTACGCCGTAAACCTGCCAGGCGCGGTTAAGCGCGTCCTGATACTGGTTCCAGAACGCCACGCCGTTTTGCACGTTGTCCGGCGTGATGAATTTATTGCGATAGCGCAGCCAGGCGCCGTTCGGCCCCGGGGCAGGCTGGGTGGTCGGCGCCTGGCGGTCCATCAGACGCAGCACGTAATCGAGCCTTTTGGTCTGTGAGAACACTTCCTGGAGCTGCTGACGGTTAAACCCGTGCTTGCTGACCATCATATTGATGAAATTTTCCGCCGCCGGATTGCCGGTGAAATCCCCGGTGGGCAGCAACATATCGTGCTGCGGCTGGAGCAGGAAGCCGCCCTGGCTTGCGCCTGCGGTCTGAGTGGTTGCGGATTGAGACTTCGGCTTGCTGCTGCAGGCGGCAAGCGCCATCATCAGCGGCAACAGGGCGACATAGCGACGCTTTAACATGAGATATCCATATGGCTGTTCAGAACGAATGGCAGTAATGGTAGATCATCCTGGGCCAGGCGAGGAAGCGCGGCGCGAGGCGCAGGCGGGAAATTTTACCGCCTGCGCGCGCTGTCAGAGGACTTTACTGAGAAAAGCCGCGGTGCGCGGGTTCTGCGGGGCGGTAAAAAGCTGCGCGGGCGGGCCTTCTTCCTGAATCACGCCGCTATCGATGAAAATCACCCGGTCGGCGACTTCACGCGCAAATCCCATCTCGTGGGTGACGATAACCATCGTCATGCCCTCTTCGGCAAGATTTTTCATCACCGCCAGCACTTCGCCCACCAGCTCCGGGTCCAGCGCGGAGGTCGGTTCGTCAAAGAGCATGACCGACGGGTTCATCGCCAGCGCGCGGGCAATCGCCACGCGCTGCTGCTGGCCGCCGGAGAGGCTCGCGGGCCAGGCGTCGCGCTTATCGCTCAGGCCCACTTTAGCCAGCAGCCCTTCGGCGAGCGTCACCGCCTGCGCGCGTTTCATACCCTTCAGGCTCATCGGGGCCATAATGAGATTTTCCAGCACCGTCATGTGCGGAAACAGATTAAAGCGCTGGAATACCATTCCGACGCCCGCGCGCAGCAGGTTTACATCGGCGTTGCGGTCATGCACGGCAAAACCGTTAACCAGGATTTCGCCCTCTTCTGCCGTTTCCAGCGTGTTAAGGCAGCGCAAAAAGGTGCTTTTGCCGGAGCCGGAAGGACCAATGACGCAGACCACCTCTTCCGGTTTGATGTCGCAGTTTATGCCGCGCAGAACGTGGCTTGCGCCGAAATGCTTATGCAGATTTTTAACGTGAATCACTTTTGCCAAACCTCTTTTCCAGCCGCGCCACCAGCTGCGATAGCAGGAAGGTAATCACCCAGTAGACCAGCGAAATGGTCAGGTAGGGCTCCCAGTATGTGGCGTAGGCGCCGGAGACGGTACGCGCCGCATAGGCGAGATCCGCAAGACCGATGGCAGACGCGAGCGATGAGTCTTTCACAATGGCGATCGCATTGTTGCCAAGCGGCGGCAGGATGCGGCGAAACGCCTGCGGCAGAATGACTTTGCGCATGGTTTTCCACCACGGCATGCCGAGCGCGCGCGACGCCTCCATCTGCCCGCGGTCGATAGACTGAATGCCCGCGCGGAAGATTTCAGACACGTACGCGCCCGCGTTAAGCGTAATCGCCACGATACAGGAGAGAAACGCGCCGTAATCGGAGCGCAGCATACGGGCGAATTCGCTGCTCATCAGCCCGCTCTCCACCAGCCAGCCGTCGCGCGGGTTAATAAAGAGCGGCACCAGCGCGAAGTGCACCACCATGATCTGTACAAACAGCGGCGTGCCGCGAAACGCGCTGACATAAAAGCGCACCGGGAACTGCACCAGGTAGCGCAGCACATATTTCCACGGCCCGTGCTCCGCGTGCGCCATGCGCCCCAGCCCGAGCGTCAAGCCCCACAGCGTGCCGAGTATCACGCAGATGATGGTGCATTTGATGGTCATCCAGGCGCCCTGCATAAACAGCGGGCCATACTCCTGGATTATCTCCCAATGAAATCCTGACATGTCCATTTCCGAAAAAGAGGCGGCTGCCGCAGAGACGGTCAGCCGCTAAATAACAGGAAGCGAAAGCGCGCGATTACTGCGCAGGCAGCGTCGGCACGTTATCGTCAAACCAGGCTTTGTAGATTTTCGCGTACGTGCCGTCAGCGACGATCTTCGCCAGGCCCGCGTTGATTTTATTGCGCAGTTCGTCGTTGCCTTTCGCCACCGCGATCCCGAAATACTGACGTTCAAACTTCGCGTCCGGCACCAGTTTGAACTGTTTCTCCGGATGCTGTTTGATGTAGTACTTCACCACGCCCACATCGCCCACGGCGGCGCTGACGCCATCTTCAAACAGCTCCTGAAGCATCAGCGGCGTGTTGTCGAAGCGCTTAATCGCCGTGTTGTTTTTGCCAAGCGCGTCGGAAACCACGATATCCCCGGTGCTGGAGTTCACCACGCCCACTTTTTCATTTTTCAGCGCGGCCAGTGAATCCACTTTTGAATCTGCCGGAACGACGATGGATTGTTCTGCCGGGAAATAAGGCGCAGAGAAATCGACCATCTGCTTACGCTTATCGGTGATGGTGATGCCGGAGATAAGAATGTCGCGATCGCCTGAACCGAGCGTCGCGAAGATCCCTTCCCACGGCGTGTTCACCAGCTTCACGTTGAAGTTTTCCGCTTTGGCGATGGCTTTAATAATGTCGATATCGAAACCTTCCAGCTGTTTCTGGCTGTTTTCGAATTCAAACGGACGATAGGTGCCGCCTGCGCCGACGACA
This DNA window, taken from Cronobacter universalis NCTC 9529, encodes the following:
- a CDS encoding amino acid ABC transporter ATP-binding protein; translation: MIHVKNLHKHFGASHVLRGINCDIKPEEVVCVIGPSGSGKSTFLRCLNTLETAEEGEILVNGFAVHDRNADVNLLRAGVGMVFQRFNLFPHMTVLENLIMAPMSLKGMKRAQAVTLAEGLLAKVGLSDKRDAWPASLSGGQQQRVAIARALAMNPSVMLFDEPTSALDPELVGEVLAVMKNLAEEGMTMVIVTHEMGFAREVADRVIFIDSGVIQEEGPPAQLFTAPQNPRTAAFLSKVL
- the mltB gene encoding lytic murein transglycosylase B, with protein sequence MLKRRYVALLPLMMALAACSSKPKSQSATTQTAGASQGGFLLQPQHDMLLPTGDFTGNPAAENFINMMVSKHGFNRQQLQEVFSQTKRLDYVLRLMDRQAPTTQPAPGPNGAWLRYRNKFITPDNVQNGVAFWNQYQDALNRAWQVYGVPPEIVVGIIGVETRWGRVMGKTRIIDALSTLAFNYPRRADYFAAELETFLLMSRDEGDDPLALKGSFAGAMGYGQFMPSSYKEYAVDFNGDGHINLWDPEDAIGSVAHYFQQHGWVKGDLVAVPANGQAPQLENGFKTKYSVGQLAAAGLTPQQPLGDHTEASLLRLDIGSGYQYWYGLPNFYAITRYNHSTHYAMAVWQLGQAVALARVQ
- a CDS encoding amino acid ABC transporter permease produces the protein MSGFHWEIIQEYGPLFMQGAWMTIKCTIICVILGTLWGLTLGLGRMAHAEHGPWKYVLRYLVQFPVRFYVSAFRGTPLFVQIMVVHFALVPLFINPRDGWLVESGLMSSEFARMLRSDYGAFLSCIVAITLNAGAYVSEIFRAGIQSIDRGQMEASRALGMPWWKTMRKVILPQAFRRILPPLGNNAIAIVKDSSLASAIGLADLAYAARTVSGAYATYWEPYLTISLVYWVITFLLSQLVARLEKRFGKSDSR
- a CDS encoding basic amino acid ABC transporter substrate-binding protein, with the translated sequence MVKSLLKAGLLMAALAGSAFAAQETYVVGAGGTYRPFEFENSQKQLEGFDIDIIKAIAKAENFNVKLVNTPWEGIFATLGSGDRDILISGITITDKRKQMVDFSAPYFPAEQSIVVPADSKVDSLAALKNEKVGVVNSSTGDIVVSDALGKNNTAIKRFDNTPLMLQELFEDGVSAAVGDVGVVKYYIKQHPEKQFKLVPDAKFERQYFGIAVAKGNDELRNKINAGLAKIVADGTYAKIYKAWFDDNVPTLPAQ